From Micromonospora carbonacea:
ACCGCCTCGACGGACGGGACGAGTCGTAGGAAGACCAGGCCGGTCAGGGCCGGCAGGAGGAACAGTCCGGCGGTGCCGAGCGTCCGCAGGCGCGCGCGGTTGCGGCTGCGACCAGCTCGGGGGCGCGGGGGTGCTTGTGTCACGTTCGTGTCTTTCCGATCGGGGCCTGCCGGCCCCGGGCGGCGCGACCCGCCGCCCGGGGCGGGCGCGCTACTTGTACTGGGACAGCTGCCGGGCGAGGGCGTCCTGCGCGGTGGCGAGGATCTGCGCCGGGTCGCCGCCGTTGCGGATGTCGGCGAACGCCTTGTTCACGATCGTCTCGAAGTCCACGTACCCCACCGAGGACGGCCGCCGGACCGCGTGCTCGTCGGTGTCGGTGGTGAGCAGGGTGCCGTACTGGGTGGTCTGCCGGGGGGCGATGCCGTCGATGTAGTGGATGTACTTCGGGTACGCCTTCTGGTTGACCGGCGGCAGGTTGAACTTCGTCGATGCGGACGTCGCGCCGTCCGTGGACAGCGACAGGTAGCGGGCGAACTCCTGCGCCGCGGTCGGGTGCTCGCTGACGTTGCTGACCCCGACGGCCCACGAGTCGGTCGGCGTGACGACCTTCCCACCCGCGGCGTACGGCAGCGGGGCCATGCCCCACTTGTCGGCGAGGCCGCTCTTCTGCAGGTCGGTGATGCGGGCCGGACCGGCGACGTAGAAGGCGACGGAGCCGTTCTTGAACAGGTCCGGCATCTGGGCGGACGCCAGGCCACGGGGGGACAGGCCGGAGGAGTAGAGCTTGCCGTACCAGTCGCCGAAGGCGCGCCACTGCGCGGTGTCGACGGCCGGGGTGAGGTTGCCGTCGCCGGCCAGCCCGGCGTCGCCGCCCATCGACATGATCACGGGCTGGAGGGCGTAGTAGGCGTCGACCTGCTCGAAGGCGAAGCCGTACTGGGCGCCGGCGGCCTTGGCCTTCGTGGCGGCCTCCAGGGTTTGGTCCCACGTCCAGCGGCTGGCGTTGTCCGGCCCGGGCTCGGCGATCCCGGCCTTGGCGAGCAGGGCCTTGTTGTAGAAGAGGAAGTTGTCGCTGGTCCACAGCGGATAGCCGTACTGCTTGCCGTCCCAGGTGACCGAGGAGATGCCGCCCGCGGTCAGGCTCTCCTTCATGGCCGGGGCGTCGGCGGAGACGTCCCGCAGGAAGCCCTGGGCGGCGAGGCCGGGCAGGCGCGGCGGGTCCACCGCGATGACGTCGATGGAGGTGTCCTTCGAGCCGAGCCGCGCCTGGGTCTGTGCCGCGATCTCGGCGAAGGGGATGATCTGCACCTCGACGTCGATGTTCGGGTGCTCCTCGTGGAAGGCCGCCACCGCCTCGTCGAAGACGCCCTTGTGCGGGGTGACGAACGTGATGGTGACGTCCGCGTTGGGATCGTCGTTGGCGGAGGAGCCGCAGGCGCTCAGCGCCAGGGCGGCGACCGCCAACGAAGCGCCGGCGATCCGGCCGACCTTCTTTGTCATGGTATGGTCCTCTTTCGATAGGGGGCCCCGGGTGTCGCCACCGACTGCCATCTGAGTCGACACCTGGTGGTTCTCTCTGTGGTGCGTGGTGCAGCCGCAGGAGCGGCGACGGAGGAGCTCGGTGTCGCACACGATGTGCCTTGGCTCCCCCGGGCTCGTGGGTCGGGTCAGGGCGACCGCGTGTCGCGCGATGCTGGCCAGCGGCTGACTGACGGTGGTCAGCGGTGGCACGCTGAACAGGGACTGCTCGGTGCCGTCGAAGGTCACGACGGCCAGTCCGTTCGGCACCGCCACGCCGGCGTCGGCTGCGGCAGCCAGGACGCCGAGGGCCTGCATCTCGTCGGTGACGAGCACCGCGTCGGCCGTTGCGCGCGCGAACAGGGCGACCGCCGCCTGGTAGCCGCCGGCCCGCGAGAACGGCGCCTCGAAGAAGAGGCTCTCGTCGTTGGGCAGGCCGTGCGCCTTGAGGGCCTTGCGCCACCCGCCGATCCGCTCGACGGACGTGAACAGGTGCGACGGGCCGGCGATGACGGCGATGCGGCGGTGGCCGTGCGCGATGAGGTGTTCGGTGGCCATGGCGGCGCCGTCGAAGTTGTCGACGACGACCGAGGAGATGTCGGAGAACCTGTCGCGCCGGTCGAGGGCGACGACCGGTATCCCGGCCCGGATCGCCGCCTCGACGGGTGAGTGGTGGCCCACCCCGACGTACAGCAGGCCGTCGACCTGCCGCTCGACGAAGCTGGTGATGAGTCGGGCCTCCCGCACGGCGCTCTCGGCGGAGTTGCCCACCAGGAGAACCTGCCCCTCCCGGAAGACCTCGTCCTCGATCGCCCTGGCCAGGGCGGAGAAGAACGGGTTGGACACGTCCGGCACGACCAGGCCGAGCACGCCGGAGCGGCCGCCGGCCAGGGCCTGCGCGATGGCGTTGGGTCGGTAGCCGGTCCGCTCGATCGCGTCGAGGACGCGCTGACGCGTGGCCGGTGCGACCGCGCGTGGTCCGTCGTTGACGACGTAGCTGACGACCGCCACCGAGGTTCCCGCCTCGCGGGCGACGTCCTGCCGGGTCACCCGGCGTGGCCCGGTCATCGCGGTGTCGCCTCGCGGCGCAGCACGTCGCCGGCCTGCTCCCACGTCGGGAAGGCCGAGGCTGCGCCCGGTCGGCTCACCGCCAGGGAGGCCGCCGCCAGGCCCCACCGGGCGGCCTCCGGCAGGGAGTGGCCCCTGGCGAGCGCGGCGGCCAGCGTCCCGGTGAAGCAGTCGCCGGCGCCCGTCGTGTCGGCGACCGTGGCGGCGAACGCCGCCAGGTGGTGAGCCGTCGGCCCGTCCGCGAGCACCGCGCCCTCGGCGCCGAGGGTGACGACGGCCGACCGGGGGCCGGCGGCGACGAG
This genomic window contains:
- a CDS encoding extracellular solute-binding protein, with translation MTGPRRVTRQDVAREAGTSVAVVSYVVNDGPRAVAPATRQRVLDAIERTGYRPNAIAQALAGGRSGVLGLVVPDVSNPFFSALARAIEDEVFREGQVLLVGNSAESAVREARLITSFVERQVDGLLYVGVGHHSPVEAAIRAGIPVVALDRRDRFSDISSVVVDNFDGAAMATEHLIAHGHRRIAVIAGPSHLFTSVERIGGWRKALKAHGLPNDESLFFEAPFSRAGGYQAAVALFARATADAVLVTDEMQALGVLAAAADAGVAVPNGLAVVTFDGTEQSLFSVPPLTTVSQPLASIARHAVALTRPTSPGEPRHIVCDTELLRRRSCGCTTHHRENHQVSTQMAVGGDTRGPLSKEDHTMTKKVGRIAGASLAVAALALSACGSSANDDPNADVTITFVTPHKGVFDEAVAAFHEEHPNIDVEVQIIPFAEIAAQTQARLGSKDTSIDVIAVDPPRLPGLAAQGFLRDVSADAPAMKESLTAGGISSVTWDGKQYGYPLWTSDNFLFYNKALLAKAGIAEPGPDNASRWTWDQTLEAATKAKAAGAQYGFAFEQVDAYYALQPVIMSMGGDAGLAGDGNLTPAVDTAQWRAFGDWYGKLYSSGLSPRGLASAQMPDLFKNGSVAFYVAGPARITDLQKSGLADKWGMAPLPYAAGGKVVTPTDSWAVGVSNVSEHPTAAQEFARYLSLSTDGATSASTKFNLPPVNQKAYPKYIHYIDGIAPRQTTQYGTLLTTDTDEHAVRRPSSVGYVDFETIVNKAFADIRNGGDPAQILATAQDALARQLSQYK